In a genomic window of Virgibacillus sp. SK37:
- the racE gene encoding glutamate racemase, which produces MQRAIGVIDSGVGGLTVAYELMRQLPKEKLIYIGDTKRCPYGPRSEQEVKAFTWEMVSFLLEKNIKLLVIACNTATAFTLKELQDKLDIPVLGVIQPGARAAIKWTKSNYVGVIGTEGTIRSNAYKDALKNINSEISVEALACPMFVPMVEQGIMFGEKAQSVVKETLKPLKNNKKMDTLILGCTHYPLIKGTIQKEMGANITIISSSEETARETSALLSMHHLLASSDKIPTHEFYTTGELEIFSKISETIFKKSNIKRLRIEKAIITKSQNS; this is translated from the coding sequence ATGCAAAGAGCGATTGGTGTTATCGATTCTGGCGTAGGCGGTTTAACAGTAGCATATGAGTTAATGCGCCAACTGCCTAAAGAGAAGTTAATTTATATAGGAGATACAAAAAGATGCCCATATGGCCCTAGATCAGAGCAAGAAGTAAAAGCATTCACATGGGAAATGGTCTCTTTCTTGCTTGAAAAGAATATTAAACTACTAGTAATTGCTTGTAATACGGCAACAGCTTTTACATTAAAAGAATTGCAAGATAAACTGGATATTCCTGTATTAGGTGTGATTCAGCCGGGTGCTCGTGCTGCCATAAAGTGGACAAAAAGTAATTATGTAGGGGTAATTGGTACGGAAGGAACAATACGCAGCAATGCTTACAAGGATGCCTTAAAGAATATTAATTCAGAAATATCCGTTGAGGCGTTAGCTTGCCCTATGTTTGTCCCAATGGTGGAGCAAGGAATAATGTTTGGTGAAAAAGCACAAAGTGTCGTAAAGGAAACATTAAAACCGTTGAAAAATAATAAAAAAATGGATACATTAATCCTTGGTTGTACGCATTATCCGTTAATTAAAGGTACTATTCAAAAGGAAATGGGAGCAAATATAACGATTATTTCTTCCAGTGAGGAAACGGCAAGGGAGACTAGTGCTTTACTCTCTATGCATCATTTATTAGCCAGCAGTGATAAAATACCTACACATGAATTTTACACTACTGGAGAGTTGGAGATATTCAGCAAAATATCAGAAACTATTTTTAAAAAATCAAACATTAAGCGTCTTCGTATTGAAAAAGCAATAATCACAAAAAGTCAGAATTCATAG
- a CDS encoding succinate dehydrogenase cytochrome b558 subunit, whose translation MAEHREFLSRRLHSLLGVIPIGIFLVQHLVVNHFAVYGEESFNKAAGFMANLPFVLVLETFVIYLPILFHAILGVYIVFEARNNTKRYGFFRNWMFFLQRITGIITLVFIAWHVWETRVQIALGNAEVNYSLMEGILTNPIMFWFYIIGVVSAVFHFANGLWSFAVTWGLTQSPKSQKIATYVTVIVFFVVSYIGVRTLIQFAYGA comes from the coding sequence ATGGCAGAACACCGTGAGTTTTTAAGCAGACGACTGCACTCACTGTTAGGAGTAATTCCAATCGGGATATTTTTGGTTCAACACTTGGTGGTGAATCATTTTGCTGTGTATGGTGAAGAAAGTTTCAACAAAGCTGCAGGTTTTATGGCGAATTTACCATTTGTACTTGTACTGGAGACATTTGTAATTTATTTACCAATTTTGTTTCATGCAATTTTAGGAGTTTATATTGTATTTGAAGCACGAAACAATACAAAAAGATACGGCTTTTTCCGAAATTGGATGTTCTTTTTGCAACGAATAACAGGAATAATTACGCTTGTATTTATTGCTTGGCATGTTTGGGAAACAAGAGTGCAGATTGCATTGGGCAATGCTGAGGTGAATTACAGTTTAATGGAAGGGATTTTAACAAATCCAATTATGTTCTGGTTTTATATTATTGGTGTAGTTTCTGCAGTATTCCATTTTGCAAATGGCTTGTGGAGCTTTGCAGTGACTTGGGGACTTACCCAATCACCAAAATCCCAAAAAATCGCTACATATGTAACGGTAATCGTATTTTTTGTTGTTAGTTATATAGGTGTTAGAACACTTATCCAATTTGCGTACGGAGCGTAA
- the uvrC gene encoding excinuclease ABC subunit UvrC produces the protein MNETIREKLAVLPAQPGCYLMKDKHSTVIYVGKSKLLKNRVRSYFTGANDRKTQRLVQEIEDFEYIVTNSEIEALILEMNLIKKYDPKYNVMLKDDKSYPYLKITSERHPRLLITRKIKKDKGKYFGPYPNVIAARETKKLLDRLYPLRKCNNPPGRVCLYYHMNQCLACSENPPTKQEYGSIIQSISSFLNGGYKGIKNNLSRKMYEASEQLNFERAQELRDQIQHIEVVMEQQKMTLNDQINRDIFGYSYDKGWMCIQVFFIRQGKLMERDVAVFPFFDDAEETFLSYIGRFYLHQHHLKPKQILVPLGTDVNLLKELLEVDVHTPYRGRKKELVELAEKNAEIALEEKFSLIERNEERTIVAIEKLGEVLNIEVPHRVEAFDNSNIQGTDPVSAMVVFIDGKPNKKEYRKYKIRDVEGPDDYDTMREVIRRRYSRVLKEGLPLPDLIIVDGGKGQMSAALDVLENELGLDIPLCGLVKDDKHKTSELLYGIPPQVVELSRQSQEFYLVQRIQDEVHRFAISFHRQLRGKNLVQSELDKIPGIGEKRRRLLLTHFKSITEIKKANIKDITKLGIPTNIAEDIINYLNNDQKENL, from the coding sequence ATGAATGAAACAATTAGGGAGAAATTAGCCGTCCTTCCTGCACAACCAGGCTGTTATCTAATGAAAGATAAACACAGCACAGTTATTTATGTAGGAAAATCAAAATTATTAAAAAATAGAGTTCGTTCCTATTTTACGGGAGCAAATGATAGAAAGACACAACGTTTAGTGCAAGAAATTGAAGATTTTGAGTATATAGTTACCAATTCAGAGATCGAAGCATTAATTCTGGAAATGAACTTAATTAAGAAGTATGACCCTAAGTATAATGTCATGTTAAAAGATGACAAATCATATCCATATTTAAAAATTACTTCGGAGAGACATCCCCGCTTACTTATTACTAGAAAAATAAAAAAAGATAAAGGGAAATATTTTGGACCTTATCCCAATGTTATAGCAGCAAGAGAAACAAAAAAACTGCTTGATCGACTTTATCCATTAAGAAAATGTAATAATCCGCCTGGGAGGGTATGTTTATATTATCATATGAATCAATGCCTGGCCTGCAGTGAAAACCCTCCAACAAAGCAAGAATATGGATCAATTATTCAAAGTATCAGTTCGTTTCTAAATGGAGGATACAAAGGTATTAAAAATAACTTATCACGTAAAATGTATGAAGCTAGTGAACAATTAAATTTTGAAAGAGCCCAGGAATTACGTGATCAAATCCAACATATCGAAGTTGTAATGGAACAACAGAAAATGACGTTAAATGATCAAATAAATAGAGATATATTTGGATATAGTTATGATAAAGGATGGATGTGCATACAAGTCTTCTTTATCAGGCAGGGGAAATTAATGGAAAGAGATGTCGCTGTATTTCCATTCTTCGACGATGCTGAAGAAACTTTTCTTAGTTATATTGGGAGGTTTTATCTCCACCAACATCATTTAAAACCGAAGCAGATATTGGTTCCTCTTGGAACAGATGTTAATCTGCTGAAAGAGCTTTTGGAAGTTGATGTACACACACCTTATCGGGGCAGGAAAAAAGAATTAGTGGAGCTTGCAGAGAAGAATGCAGAAATTGCTTTAGAAGAAAAATTCTCCTTGATTGAGAGAAATGAAGAGCGGACGATAGTAGCCATTGAAAAGTTAGGAGAAGTTTTAAATATAGAAGTTCCCCATCGAGTTGAAGCATTTGACAACTCAAATATTCAAGGTACTGACCCTGTCTCGGCAATGGTTGTATTTATTGACGGAAAGCCAAATAAAAAAGAATATCGTAAATATAAAATTCGTGATGTGGAAGGTCCGGATGATTATGATACTATGAGAGAAGTCATTCGGCGACGTTACTCTAGAGTACTCAAGGAGGGGCTTCCTTTGCCCGATTTAATTATAGTAGATGGGGGAAAAGGGCAAATGAGTGCTGCGCTAGATGTATTAGAAAATGAGCTTGGGCTTGATATACCATTGTGCGGGCTGGTAAAAGATGATAAACACAAAACCAGTGAATTACTTTATGGGATACCACCTCAAGTTGTAGAACTTTCAAGACAATCACAAGAATTCTATCTTGTACAACGAATCCAAGACGAGGTACACCGTTTTGCTATCTCGTTTCATCGCCAGTTGCGTGGGAAAAATCTTGTGCAGTCTGAACTAGATAAGATCCCTGGTATTGGAGAAAAACGCAGGAGATTGTTATTGACCCATTTTAAATCTATTACGGAAATTAAAAAAGCCAACATCAAAGATATTACAAAATTAGGCATACCAACAAATATAGCTGAAGATATTATAAACTATTTAAATAATGATCAAAAAGAGAACCTGTAA
- a CDS encoding response regulator transcription factor encodes MKDNEYKPKQLLTKREKEVFELLVQDKTTREIAQELFISEKTVRNHISNAMQKLGVKGRSQAVVELLRMGELKL; translated from the coding sequence TTGAAGGACAACGAGTATAAACCGAAGCAATTACTGACAAAGCGAGAAAAAGAAGTGTTTGAATTGTTAGTACAAGACAAAACAACAAGAGAAATTGCCCAAGAATTATTTATATCAGAAAAAACTGTCCGTAATCACATTTCTAATGCTATGCAAAAGCTTGGAGTCAAGGGGCGTTCACAAGCGGTAGTTGAGCTCCTGCGCATGGGGGAGTTAAAGCTGTAG
- a CDS encoding thioesterase family protein, protein MTKIAYIEDMEQWRLEFSFSIPISIRFSETDMFGHVNNVSPFIYFEEARIEFLKSLGLFASTSNKKAIPIVGDLQCNYLKQMFFNQKIQLYVKVHYVGNSSIDLHYMAIDESEEIALTGRGRLVFVHPESGKPVPLEQSIKEKLTNV, encoded by the coding sequence TTGACAAAAATAGCCTATATTGAGGACATGGAGCAATGGCGCTTAGAGTTCTCATTCTCAATTCCTATTTCCATTCGTTTCTCAGAAACAGATATGTTTGGACATGTAAATAATGTCTCTCCTTTTATTTATTTTGAGGAAGCCAGAATTGAATTCTTGAAATCACTTGGTTTATTTGCAAGCACATCAAATAAGAAGGCAATTCCTATCGTCGGTGACCTACAATGCAACTATTTAAAGCAGATGTTTTTTAATCAAAAAATACAATTGTATGTAAAAGTTCACTATGTTGGAAACTCCTCCATCGATTTACATTATATGGCTATTGATGAAAGTGAAGAAATCGCACTAACGGGTAGAGGTAGATTGGTATTTGTGCACCCGGAATCAGGCAAGCCGGTACCACTCGAGCAATCGATTAAAGAAAAGCTGACGAATGTGTAG
- the sdhA gene encoding succinate dehydrogenase flavoprotein subunit yields MSNRKIAVIGGGLAGLMATIKAAEAGVNVDLFSIVPVKRSHSVCAQGGINGAVNTKGEGDSPAIHFDDTVYGGDFLANQPPVKAMCDAAPSIINMLDRMGVMFNRTPEGLLDFRRFGGTQHHRTAYAGATTGQQLLYALDEQVRRYEVEGLVTKYENWEFVRAIIDDEGVGKGIVAQDIKSHEIKAFPSDATIFATGGPGIIFGKSTNSMINTGSAASKLYQQGAKYANGEFIQIHPTAIPGDDKLRLMSESARGEGGRIWTYKDGEPWYFLEEKYPAYGNLVPRDIATREIFDVCVNQKLGINGENMVYLDLSHKDPKELDVKLGGIIEIYEKFVGEDPRKVPMKIFPAVHYSMGGLWVDYEQMTSIPGIFAAGECDYSQHGGNRLGANSLLSAIYGGSVAGPNAIKYIDGLDKHVEDLPSDLFDENTKQEKENFEALMNMKGEENAYQLHKELGEWMTDNVTVVRDNDKLLKTDEKIKELLERWENININDTSRWSNQGVMFTRQLKNMLHLARVITMGAYNRDESRGAHYKPEFPERNDEEWLKTTIASFDKDKNSPVFSYEEVDTSLIPPRKRDYTKKSEGSK; encoded by the coding sequence ATGAGTAACCGAAAAATAGCTGTTATCGGCGGGGGTCTTGCCGGCTTAATGGCAACAATAAAAGCTGCTGAAGCAGGCGTGAATGTAGATCTTTTCTCTATTGTACCTGTAAAGCGCTCTCACTCTGTGTGTGCCCAAGGTGGTATTAATGGCGCGGTAAATACAAAAGGAGAAGGTGATTCTCCGGCAATCCACTTTGATGATACTGTCTATGGTGGAGATTTCTTAGCAAATCAGCCTCCGGTAAAAGCGATGTGTGATGCTGCGCCGAGTATCATAAATATGTTGGACCGCATGGGTGTTATGTTCAACCGTACTCCAGAGGGATTACTAGATTTCAGACGCTTTGGGGGTACACAGCATCATCGTACTGCATACGCAGGGGCGACTACTGGGCAACAGTTGTTATATGCCTTGGATGAACAAGTTCGCCGTTATGAAGTAGAAGGCTTAGTAACTAAGTATGAAAATTGGGAATTTGTTCGTGCAATTATTGATGATGAAGGTGTTGGGAAAGGAATTGTAGCCCAGGATATTAAGTCACATGAAATAAAGGCATTTCCTTCAGATGCTACTATTTTTGCAACAGGTGGTCCTGGGATTATATTCGGTAAGTCAACAAATTCGATGATAAATACAGGTTCAGCTGCAAGTAAGCTATACCAACAGGGTGCAAAATATGCAAATGGTGAGTTTATTCAAATTCATCCTACCGCTATTCCTGGTGATGACAAGCTCCGTTTAATGAGCGAGTCTGCACGTGGGGAAGGTGGCCGTATCTGGACATACAAAGATGGAGAACCATGGTACTTCTTAGAAGAGAAGTATCCGGCTTATGGAAATCTTGTCCCACGCGATATAGCTACACGTGAAATTTTTGATGTTTGTGTTAATCAGAAACTAGGCATTAATGGTGAAAATATGGTTTATTTGGATCTTTCCCATAAAGATCCAAAAGAATTGGATGTTAAACTTGGTGGAATTATAGAAATCTATGAAAAATTCGTTGGTGAAGACCCGCGAAAAGTACCAATGAAGATTTTCCCTGCTGTTCACTACTCTATGGGAGGACTTTGGGTAGATTATGAACAGATGACCAGCATACCTGGTATCTTTGCAGCAGGAGAATGCGATTATTCTCAGCATGGCGGTAATCGTTTAGGAGCAAACTCCCTTCTATCAGCAATTTATGGAGGTTCAGTAGCGGGTCCGAATGCTATTAAATATATTGATGGCTTAGATAAGCATGTAGAGGATTTACCTTCTGATTTATTCGATGAGAATACGAAGCAAGAAAAAGAAAACTTTGAAGCATTAATGAACATGAAGGGTGAAGAAAACGCATATCAACTTCATAAAGAGCTTGGAGAATGGATGACAGACAACGTTACAGTAGTTAGAGATAATGATAAACTTCTAAAAACAGATGAGAAGATTAAAGAATTACTCGAACGTTGGGAGAATATCAACATTAATGATACTTCCCGCTGGAGCAACCAAGGAGTAATGTTTACAAGGCAGTTAAAGAACATGTTGCACCTGGCAAGGGTGATTACAATGGGAGCTTATAATCGTGATGAAAGCCGAGGAGCTCATTACAAACCTGAATTCCCAGAAAGAAATGACGAAGAGTGGTTGAAGACGACAATTGCCTCTTTTGATAAGGATAAAAATTCACCTGTATTTTCATACGAAGAGGTTGATACGTCGCTGATTCCACCACGTAAACGTGATTATACGAAGAAAAGCGAAGGGAGTAAGTAA
- a CDS encoding DUF2507 domain-containing protein, which yields MSNNNTVFPISQLTDLQSSGAGYDILRYLGLPELLGAESNTLLYFLGRNLARKFEFDSLEDIAHLFEQLGWGYLEIIKEKKETITFQLMSDALVQRLKAPIDTEFRLEAGFLAEAFQRIDNSDCECTEEINRKLFLVQFTIHRV from the coding sequence ATGTCGAATAATAATACTGTTTTTCCAATTTCCCAGCTTACTGATTTACAGTCATCAGGTGCTGGTTATGATATATTACGTTATCTGGGATTACCCGAACTTTTAGGTGCAGAGTCAAATACATTACTTTATTTTTTAGGAAGAAACCTTGCAAGAAAATTTGAATTTGACTCATTGGAGGACATTGCTCACCTATTTGAACAGCTTGGATGGGGTTACTTGGAAATCATTAAAGAGAAGAAAGAAACAATTACTTTTCAACTAATGTCAGATGCACTCGTACAACGGTTGAAAGCCCCTATTGATACGGAATTCAGATTAGAAGCTGGTTTTCTTGCTGAAGCATTTCAGCGAATTGACAATTCTGATTGTGAATGCACAGAGGAAATCAATCGCAAACTCTTCCTAGTACAATTTACCATCCACCGTGTTTGA
- a CDS encoding GerMN domain-containing protein: MLKRGLIVTGAVTLSIILTGCFQGEQSLEEMDPPKNAEEVDKLEKPEQESEAKENEETDGEEAPAEMVARQLYLLDANGMVAAQTVELPKPETNEVASQVLEYLVKGGPVTSLLPNGFQAVLPEGTEILGMDLQEDGTMIVDVSKEFENYKAEEELKILESMTHTLTQFDSVNKIQLRVNGYPLSEMPVNGTPINEGYSKANGINITETDTLDLIGSKPVTMYYPTQHNENRYYVPVTQYIETDSENTYQSIVQALLEGPGFNTNIKHVFNAKTLITKAPKLEDGVLEIEFSKDILQDQDKSMISDEVMETLVRTLTEQQSIDAVEVSVEGIEKIVNENGEAYSKPVTKQTFMPTEKL; the protein is encoded by the coding sequence ATGCTGAAGCGCGGTTTAATTGTAACAGGTGCTGTAACGCTTTCGATTATATTGACAGGGTGTTTTCAGGGAGAACAATCATTAGAGGAAATGGATCCGCCGAAAAATGCTGAGGAAGTTGATAAACTGGAAAAACCTGAACAAGAAAGTGAAGCAAAGGAAAATGAGGAAACAGATGGAGAGGAAGCTCCAGCCGAAATGGTTGCTCGCCAATTATATTTACTTGATGCGAATGGAATGGTTGCAGCTCAAACAGTAGAATTGCCTAAACCAGAAACAAACGAAGTAGCAAGTCAGGTATTGGAATATCTAGTAAAAGGCGGCCCTGTTACGTCTCTTTTGCCAAATGGATTCCAGGCAGTCCTGCCGGAAGGTACAGAAATACTCGGAATGGATTTACAGGAAGACGGTACGATGATTGTAGATGTTTCGAAAGAGTTTGAGAACTATAAAGCGGAAGAGGAATTAAAAATACTTGAATCGATGACACATACGCTAACGCAATTTGACAGTGTGAATAAGATACAACTTAGGGTAAATGGCTACCCATTAAGTGAAATGCCTGTAAACGGGACTCCGATCAATGAGGGTTATTCTAAGGCTAATGGGATTAACATAACAGAAACAGACACTCTTGACTTGATTGGAAGTAAACCTGTAACGATGTATTATCCTACACAGCATAATGAAAACCGTTACTATGTACCAGTAACTCAATATATTGAAACAGATAGTGAAAATACGTACCAATCTATCGTCCAGGCTCTACTCGAAGGACCTGGCTTCAATACAAATATAAAGCATGTATTTAATGCGAAAACTTTGATTACAAAAGCACCTAAATTAGAAGATGGGGTGTTAGAGATCGAGTTTAGTAAGGATATACTACAGGATCAAGATAAGTCAATGATCTCAGATGAAGTAATGGAAACATTGGTTCGCACTCTTACGGAACAGCAATCAATTGATGCTGTGGAAGTAAGTGTAGAGGGAATTGAAAAAATAGTTAATGAGAATGGTGAAGCCTATAGTAAACCTGTAACCAAACAAACATTTATGCCTACTGAAAAACTATAG
- a CDS encoding metallophosphoesterase: MTRVLIISDSHGLTSDILSIRDRENADYMIHCGDSELDADAKELDQFYVVGGNCDFDNRYPTEQVLTINEITFCIVHGHLHQVKSNLLMLGYRAEELGAQVVCFGHTHIAGAEQVGNQLFINPGSIRLPRGRKEATYAIMEWETSSNIAVSFYEANGDPINELFYNATI, translated from the coding sequence ATGACACGCGTTCTAATCATAAGTGACAGCCATGGACTTACTAGTGATATTTTATCCATCAGAGACAGGGAAAACGCAGATTATATGATCCATTGTGGAGACTCGGAGTTAGATGCTGATGCTAAAGAATTAGATCAGTTTTATGTAGTTGGAGGGAATTGTGACTTTGACAATCGATATCCTACAGAGCAAGTGTTAACAATAAACGAGATAACTTTTTGTATTGTGCATGGCCACCTGCATCAAGTCAAATCGAATTTACTGATGCTTGGTTATCGAGCTGAAGAACTAGGTGCCCAAGTTGTTTGTTTCGGTCATACCCATATTGCTGGTGCTGAACAAGTGGGGAACCAGCTGTTTATCAATCCAGGAAGCATTCGCTTACCGAGAGGACGTAAAGAAGCTACTTATGCAATAATGGAGTGGGAAACTTCTTCAAATATTGCCGTCTCTTTTTATGAGGCGAACGGAGACCCAATAAATGAATTATTTTATAATGCAACAATCTAA
- a CDS encoding MarR family winged helix-turn-helix transcriptional regulator — MENNSSTYTINNIERTMRYISGIIKQNGRKILTNYPITSPQFVALQWLVENEELTIGELSNKISLAFSTTTDLVDRMENNELVERVKDVKDKRVVRIRVLDKGRQIIQEVIEKRQVYLGEVLEDFTDEQTESLNELLEFLHEQMRKVNNK; from the coding sequence TTGGAAAACAATTCTTCAACATATACAATAAATAATATAGAACGTACTATGCGCTATATATCTGGGATTATTAAACAAAATGGCAGGAAAATTTTGACTAATTATCCCATCACTTCGCCTCAATTTGTTGCCTTGCAATGGTTAGTTGAAAATGAGGAACTAACAATTGGTGAGTTATCTAATAAAATCAGCCTTGCTTTTAGTACAACAACTGACTTAGTAGACCGTATGGAGAACAACGAACTTGTAGAAAGAGTTAAGGATGTAAAAGATAAACGAGTAGTACGTATTCGAGTGTTGGATAAAGGCAGGCAGATTATTCAAGAAGTAATTGAGAAAAGACAAGTTTATTTGGGGGAAGTTTTGGAAGATTTTACTGATGAACAGACCGAGTCTCTAAACGAATTACTAGAATTTTTGCATGAACAAATGAGAAAAGTTAATAATAAATAA
- the rph gene encoding ribonuclease PH encodes MRNDQRNSDDLRAIKITTEYISHPEGSVLIEVGNTKVICNASIEDRVPPFMRGQGKGWITAEYAMLPRATEQRNIRESSKGKVSGRTMEIQRLIGRALRSVVDLDKIGERTVWVDCDVIQADGGTRTASITGAFVAVVLAFGELLNKGTIGKMPVRDFLGATSVGVLSNGNEILDLNYLEDSEAQVDMNVVMTGSGEFVEIQGTGEESTFTNDQLMKMLKLANDGLQEIFQIQRTMLGGLSDRIGETK; translated from the coding sequence ATGAGAAACGATCAAAGAAATTCAGATGATTTACGTGCTATTAAGATAACAACAGAGTATATAAGCCATCCAGAAGGCTCTGTACTGATTGAGGTTGGAAACACTAAAGTTATATGTAATGCAAGTATTGAAGATAGAGTTCCTCCATTTATGCGTGGACAGGGGAAAGGGTGGATTACTGCGGAATATGCAATGCTTCCCCGAGCCACAGAACAAAGAAACATTAGGGAGTCTTCAAAAGGAAAAGTGAGCGGCCGGACCATGGAGATACAACGTTTGATAGGAAGAGCTTTACGATCCGTTGTTGACCTTGATAAAATTGGTGAACGTACTGTCTGGGTCGACTGTGATGTAATTCAAGCAGATGGTGGCACACGTACGGCCTCCATTACCGGTGCATTTGTAGCTGTAGTTCTGGCATTTGGTGAATTGCTTAATAAAGGTACAATCGGTAAAATGCCTGTAAGAGATTTTCTAGGTGCAACATCGGTTGGTGTCTTATCAAATGGAAACGAAATACTGGATCTCAACTATTTGGAAGACTCTGAAGCACAAGTAGATATGAATGTTGTCATGACTGGTTCAGGAGAATTTGTAGAAATACAAGGTACGGGAGAAGAATCAACATTCACTAATGATCAGTTAATGAAAATGTTGAAGCTCGCTAATGATGGACTTCAAGAGATCTTTCAAATTCAACGCACTATGCTTGGTGGTCTGTCCGATAGAATTGGTGAAACGAAATAA
- a CDS encoding XTP/dITP diphosphatase, with amino-acid sequence MKEIIIATKNKGKADEFKSFFKKYGVSVKSLLDFQEVMPDVDETGSTFEENAALKAEEISAMLSIPVLADDSGLVIDALNGEPGIYSARYAGEPKNDQANLNKVLQELQNVPKDNRKARFVCVLAIAMPGEATVFRTGYCEGEIAFSPRGEHGFGYDPIFIPQGCNYTMAELSAKEKNEISHRSNAINQLEDWIISI; translated from the coding sequence ATGAAGGAAATTATAATTGCGACAAAGAATAAAGGTAAAGCAGATGAATTTAAGAGTTTTTTTAAAAAGTATGGGGTAAGCGTGAAATCGCTTTTAGATTTCCAAGAAGTAATGCCAGATGTAGATGAAACAGGCTCTACGTTCGAAGAAAATGCTGCACTGAAGGCAGAAGAGATTTCTGCAATGCTTTCCATTCCAGTTCTGGCAGATGACTCTGGTTTGGTTATTGATGCGTTAAATGGGGAGCCTGGAATATACTCAGCCAGGTATGCTGGTGAACCAAAAAACGATCAAGCTAACTTAAATAAAGTGCTGCAAGAACTCCAAAATGTTCCAAAAGATAATAGAAAAGCTAGGTTTGTTTGTGTTCTGGCTATCGCTATGCCTGGTGAAGCTACAGTATTCCGCACAGGATACTGTGAAGGAGAAATAGCCTTTTCCCCTAGAGGTGAACACGGTTTCGGATATGATCCAATATTTATACCTCAAGGCTGTAATTATACAATGGCTGAACTGTCAGCAAAGGAAAAGAATGAAATTAGCCATCGGAGTAATGCGATTAATCAGTTGGAGGACTGGATAATAAGTATATAA
- the sdhB gene encoding succinate dehydrogenase iron-sulfur subunit translates to MAEQQTVTFIITRQDSPESAPYEETFHVPYRKNMNVISGLMEIRQNPVNASGEKTTPVYWDMNCLEEVCGACSMIINGTARQSCAALVDQLEQPIRLEPMSTFPVVRDLIVDRERMFDALKQVKAWIPIDGTYDLGPGPRMPEKKRQWAYELSKCMTCGVCLEACPNVNDKSNFIGPAALSQARLFNAHPTGEMNASERLDGLMEDGGIDGCGNAQNCVQVCPKGIPLTTSIAAMNRATNIQAFKNFFGSDNAH, encoded by the coding sequence ATGGCTGAACAACAAACTGTTACTTTTATTATTACTAGACAAGACAGCCCAGAATCTGCTCCTTATGAGGAAACATTTCATGTTCCTTATCGTAAAAATATGAATGTGATATCTGGGTTAATGGAAATACGCCAAAATCCGGTTAATGCGAGTGGGGAGAAGACAACTCCGGTTTATTGGGATATGAACTGCCTCGAAGAAGTATGTGGTGCTTGTTCTATGATTATTAATGGGACGGCGAGACAGTCTTGTGCTGCACTTGTTGATCAATTGGAACAGCCAATTCGTTTAGAACCAATGTCAACATTTCCAGTAGTCCGCGATTTAATTGTTGATCGTGAACGTATGTTTGATGCACTTAAACAAGTTAAAGCTTGGATTCCTATTGACGGAACATATGATTTAGGGCCTGGTCCTCGTATGCCTGAGAAAAAGAGACAGTGGGCTTATGAGCTTTCAAAATGCATGACATGTGGAGTTTGCCTTGAAGCATGTCCTAACGTTAATGATAAATCAAACTTTATTGGTCCTGCAGCGCTTTCGCAGGCTCGTTTATTCAATGCTCATCCAACTGGAGAAATGAATGCAAGTGAAAGGTTGGATGGTCTAATGGAAGACGGTGGAATTGATGGTTGTGGAAATGCCCAAAACTGTGTTCAAGTTTGTCCTAAAGGAATTCCACTAACTACTTCTATTGCAGCTATGAACAGGGCTACAAATATCCAAGCCTTTAAAAACTTCTTTGGAAGTGACAACGCACATTAA